From Streptomyces sp. NBC_00690, a single genomic window includes:
- a CDS encoding cysteine desulfurase has translation MTTVRQGLDGLLDTESIRKDFPILDRVIHDGKKLVYLDSAASSQKPRQVIDAITDYYEQHHANVHRGVHVLAEEATALYEGARDKVASFINAPSRDEVIFTKNASESLNLVANMLGWADEPYRVDSDTEIVITEMEHHSNIVPWQLLAQRTGAKLKWFGLTDDGHLDLSNIEEIITEKTKIVSFVLVSNILGTHNPVDAIVRRAQQVGALVLIDASQAAPHMPLDVQALQADFVAFTGHKMCAPTGIGVLWGRQELLEDLPPFLGGGEMIETVSMHSSTYAPAPHKFEAGTPPIAQAVGLGAAVDYLNAIGMDKIAAHEHAITEYAVKRLLEVPDLRIIGPNTAEERGAAISFTLGDIHPHDVGQVLDEQGIAVRVGHHCARPVCLRYGIPATTRASFYLYSTPGEVDALIDGLEHVRQFFG, from the coding sequence GTGACCACTGTCCGGCAGGGGCTTGACGGCCTCCTCGACACGGAATCGATCCGCAAGGACTTCCCGATCCTGGATCGGGTCATCCACGACGGCAAGAAGCTGGTCTACCTCGACAGCGCCGCCAGCTCGCAGAAGCCGCGCCAGGTGATCGATGCGATCACCGACTACTACGAGCAGCACCACGCCAATGTGCACCGCGGCGTCCATGTGCTCGCCGAAGAGGCCACGGCACTGTACGAGGGCGCCCGTGACAAGGTGGCGTCGTTCATCAACGCGCCCAGCCGCGACGAGGTCATCTTCACCAAGAACGCCTCGGAGTCGCTGAACCTCGTCGCCAACATGCTCGGCTGGGCCGATGAGCCCTACCGCGTGGACAGCGACACCGAGATCGTCATCACCGAGATGGAGCACCACTCCAACATCGTGCCGTGGCAGCTGCTCGCGCAGCGCACCGGCGCCAAGCTGAAGTGGTTCGGGCTCACCGACGACGGTCATCTCGACCTCTCCAACATCGAGGAGATCATCACCGAGAAGACGAAGATCGTCTCCTTTGTGCTGGTCTCCAACATCCTGGGCACCCACAACCCGGTCGACGCCATCGTGCGCCGCGCCCAGCAGGTCGGCGCACTGGTCCTGATCGACGCCTCGCAGGCGGCGCCCCATATGCCGCTCGACGTCCAGGCGCTCCAGGCCGACTTCGTGGCCTTCACCGGCCACAAGATGTGCGCGCCCACCGGCATCGGTGTGCTGTGGGGACGGCAGGAACTGCTGGAGGACCTGCCGCCGTTCCTCGGTGGCGGCGAGATGATCGAGACCGTCTCCATGCACTCCTCGACCTACGCGCCGGCGCCCCACAAGTTCGAGGCGGGTACGCCCCCGATCGCCCAAGCCGTCGGCCTTGGGGCGGCCGTGGACTACCTCAATGCGATCGGCATGGACAAGATCGCCGCCCATGAGCACGCGATCACCGAGTATGCGGTGAAGCGGCTGCTTGAGGTCCCCGACCTGCGCATCATCGGCCCGAACACGGCCGAGGAGCGGGGTGCGGCGATCTCCTTCACACTGGGGGACATCCACCCCCATGACGTGGGCCAGGTCCTCGACGAGCAGGGCATCGCGGTCCGGGTCGGGCACCACTGCGCGCGGCCGGTGTGCCTGCGCTATGGAATTCCCGCGACCACCCGGGCGTCGTTCTATCTGTACTCCACGCCCGGAGAGGTCGATGCGCTGATCGACGGGCTGGAGCACGTCCGACAATTCTTCGGGTAG
- the sufU gene encoding Fe-S cluster assembly sulfur transfer protein SufU — MKLDSMYQEVILDHYKHPHGRGLRDGDAEVHHVNPTCGDEITLRVKYDGSRVADVSYEGQGCSISQASASVLNELLVGKELAEAQKIQATFLELMQSKGKIEPDEAMEEVLEDAVAFAGVSKYPARVKCALLSWMAWKDATAQALGDGPERKTA; from the coding sequence GTGAAGCTTGATTCGATGTACCAGGAAGTCATCCTGGACCATTACAAGCACCCGCACGGGCGCGGTCTGCGTGATGGCGATGCCGAGGTGCACCACGTCAATCCGACCTGCGGCGACGAGATCACCCTGCGGGTGAAGTACGACGGCTCCCGGGTCGCGGACGTGTCCTACGAGGGCCAGGGCTGTTCCATCAGCCAGGCCAGCGCGTCCGTCCTCAACGAGCTGCTGGTCGGCAAGGAACTGGCCGAGGCGCAGAAGATCCAGGCCACGTTCCTGGAGCTGATGCAGTCCAAGGGCAAGATCGAGCCGGACGAAGCGATGGAAGAGGTACTGGAGGACGCGGTCGCGTTCGCCGGTGTCTCCAAGTACCCGGCGCGGGTCAAGTGCGCGCTATTGAGCTGGATGGCGTGGAAGGACGCGACCGCGCAGGCGCTGGGCGACGGCCCTGAGAGGAAGACGGCATGA
- the dapD gene encoding 2,3,4,5-tetrahydropyridine-2,6-dicarboxylate N-succinyltransferase translates to MTDTTASRTTGAAAAGLATLAADGTVLDTWFPAPALAAEPGPAGTERLTAEQAVEQLGAGAAKALGPDTRRGVEVIAVRTVISSLDEKPLDAHDAYLRLHLLSHRLVKPHGQSLEGVFGLLSNVAWTSLGPVAVDDVETVRLNARAEGLHLQVTSIDKFPRMTDYVAPKGVRIADADRVRLGAHLAEGTTVMHEGFVNFNAGTLGTSMVEGRISAGVVVGDGSDIGGGASTMGTLSGGGNVIISIGERCLVGAEAGVGIALGDECVVEAGLYVTAGTRITMPDGEIVKARELSGASNILFRRNSVTGTVEARPNNAVWGGLNDVLHSHN, encoded by the coding sequence ATGACCGATACCACCGCCTCGCGCACCACCGGCGCCGCAGCCGCCGGGCTCGCCACCCTCGCTGCTGACGGAACCGTCCTCGACACCTGGTTCCCCGCCCCCGCCCTCGCGGCCGAGCCCGGCCCCGCGGGAACCGAGCGGCTCACCGCCGAACAGGCCGTCGAACAACTCGGCGCAGGGGCCGCCAAGGCGTTGGGGCCGGACACCCGCAGGGGAGTGGAGGTCATCGCCGTCCGTACGGTCATCTCCTCGCTCGACGAGAAGCCACTCGACGCCCACGACGCCTATCTGCGGCTGCACCTGCTCTCCCACCGGCTCGTCAAGCCGCACGGCCAGAGCCTTGAAGGTGTGTTCGGGCTGCTCTCCAACGTGGCCTGGACCTCGCTGGGGCCGGTCGCCGTCGACGACGTCGAGACGGTACGGCTCAATGCCCGCGCCGAGGGGCTGCACCTCCAGGTGACCAGCATCGACAAGTTCCCGCGCATGACGGACTACGTCGCGCCCAAGGGCGTGCGCATCGCCGACGCCGACCGGGTGCGGCTCGGTGCCCACCTCGCCGAGGGCACCACCGTGATGCACGAGGGCTTCGTGAACTTCAACGCCGGCACGCTCGGAACGTCCATGGTCGAGGGCCGCATCTCCGCCGGCGTCGTCGTCGGTGACGGTTCCGACATCGGCGGCGGCGCGTCCACCATGGGCACCCTCTCCGGCGGCGGCAACGTCATCATCTCCATCGGCGAGCGCTGCCTAGTCGGTGCCGAAGCAGGTGTGGGGATCGCACTCGGCGACGAGTGCGTGGTCGAGGCGGGCCTGTACGTCACCGCAGGCACCCGCATCACCATGCCCGACGGAGAGATCGTCAAGGCCCGGGAACTCTCCGGAGCCAGCAACATCCTCTTCCGCCGCAACTCGGTGACCGGCACGGTGGAAGCCCGGCCCAACAACGCGGTGTGGGGCGGCCTCAACGACGTCCTGCACAGCCACAACTAG
- a CDS encoding TetR/AcrR family transcriptional regulator: MARRHDPERRQRIIDAAIRIVGEGGITALSHRTVAAAADVPLGSTTYHFASLDELLIAALRQINESFVAALRAIDPRPAAALPGILAKTMGEWLAADRARVELEYELYLAALRRPALRPVAAEWTHGVVDHLSQGTDRGTARALVALLDGIFLQVLLSNVPYDEAYAREMLGRVLRS, from the coding sequence ATGGCCCGACGCCATGACCCGGAGCGACGGCAACGCATCATCGACGCCGCGATCCGGATCGTTGGCGAGGGCGGTATCACCGCCCTCAGCCACCGCACGGTGGCCGCAGCGGCGGATGTGCCGCTCGGCTCCACGACGTACCACTTCGCCTCCCTCGATGAACTGCTGATCGCCGCGCTGCGCCAGATCAATGAGTCCTTCGTTGCAGCCCTCCGCGCCATCGACCCCCGCCCCGCCGCCGCTCTCCCGGGCATCCTGGCCAAAACCATGGGGGAGTGGTTGGCCGCGGACCGCGCCCGGGTTGAACTGGAGTACGAGCTCTATCTCGCGGCGCTGCGCCGCCCCGCGCTGCGCCCGGTCGCGGCCGAGTGGACCCACGGCGTCGTGGACCACCTCAGCCAGGGCACCGACCGGGGCACCGCACGGGCGCTGGTCGCGCTGCTGGACGGAATCTTCCTTCAGGTCCTCCTGTCGAACGTCCCGTACGACGAGGCGTACGCACGGGAGATGCTCGGGCGCGTACTGCGTTCCTGA
- a CDS encoding DMT family transporter — MGYALLAAAIVAEVAGTTAMKYSEGFTRLWPSILTVLGYLLAFSLLAQTLKTLSVGTAYAIWAGVGTAAVAGIGMIFLGETVSLAKFAGIGLVIAGVMVLNLGGAH; from the coding sequence ATGGGATACGCACTCCTGGCCGCGGCCATCGTCGCCGAGGTGGCCGGCACCACCGCCATGAAGTACAGCGAAGGCTTCACCCGGCTCTGGCCCTCGATCCTGACCGTCCTCGGGTATCTGCTCGCCTTCTCCCTCCTGGCCCAGACCCTGAAGACCCTCTCCGTGGGCACCGCGTACGCGATCTGGGCGGGCGTGGGCACGGCGGCCGTCGCCGGCATCGGAATGATCTTCCTGGGGGAGACCGTCAGCCTGGCCAAGTTCGCTGGCATTGGCCTGGTGATCGCAGGCGTCATGGTGCTCAACCTCGGCGGAGCCCACTGA
- the dapA gene encoding 4-hydroxy-tetrahydrodipicolinate synthase, translating into MTTPRPFGRSLCAMITPFDASGALDVATAARHAVRLVAGGCDGLVLNGTTGEAPTTSDAEKTALVRAVREAVGGAVAVVAGVGSADTRHTVALAREAERAGADGLLVVAPYYSCPPQPAIEAHFRQVADAVGIPLMVYDIPGRTGVRVEVETLLRLAEHPRIVAVKDCAQDLLGSTKVIANTSLAYYSGCEELNLPLYAVGGAGQVSTVANAVPEVFRAVLDTFDRGETGRAARLNRLALPLVELMMASGLPGAVTAKAVIGAGGVRAPLQSADPLTVERLRAARDTLMSHHDEWG; encoded by the coding sequence ATGACGACACCGCGCCCCTTCGGCCGTTCCCTGTGCGCAATGATCACCCCCTTCGATGCGTCAGGGGCGCTCGATGTGGCCACTGCCGCCCGCCATGCGGTGCGGCTGGTGGCCGGTGGCTGCGACGGACTGGTCCTCAACGGCACCACGGGCGAGGCCCCGACCACATCCGATGCGGAGAAGACCGCACTGGTGCGCGCGGTGCGGGAGGCCGTGGGCGGTGCGGTCGCGGTGGTGGCCGGAGTGGGCAGCGCGGACACCCGACACACGGTCGCGTTGGCCCGGGAGGCCGAACGAGCGGGCGCGGACGGGCTGTTGGTGGTGGCGCCGTACTACAGCTGTCCGCCGCAGCCCGCCATCGAGGCTCACTTCCGCCAGGTCGCGGATGCGGTGGGCATTCCGTTGATGGTCTACGACATCCCTGGCCGCACCGGTGTCAGGGTCGAAGTGGAGACGCTGCTGCGGCTGGCGGAGCACCCGCGGATCGTGGCGGTGAAAGACTGCGCACAGGATCTGCTGGGCTCCACGAAGGTGATCGCGAACACCTCGCTCGCGTACTACTCCGGCTGTGAGGAGCTCAACCTTCCGCTGTATGCGGTGGGGGGCGCGGGCCAGGTGAGCACGGTCGCCAACGCGGTGCCCGAAGTGTTCAGGGCGGTACTGGACACCTTCGACCGCGGGGAGACCGGTCGCGCGGCCCGACTGAATCGACTGGCCCTGCCCCTGGTCGAGTTGATGATGGCGTCGGGGCTTCCGGGAGCGGTGACGGCCAAGGCGGTCATCGGCGCGGGTGGTGTCAGGGCCCCGCTACAGAGCGCCGACCCACTGACGGTGGAACGGCTACGGGCGGCCCGTGACACGCTGATGTCCCACCACGACGAGTGGGGCTGA
- a CDS encoding metal-sulfur cluster assembly factor, with amino-acid sequence MTENTGAALKPASEEEVREALYDVVDPELGIDVVNLGLIYGIHIDDANIATLDMTLTSAACPLTDVIEDQAKSATDGIVNELKINWVWMPPWGPDKITDDGREQLRALGFNV; translated from the coding sequence ATGACCGAGAACACAGGAGCCGCGCTCAAGCCGGCCTCCGAGGAAGAAGTCCGCGAGGCGCTGTACGACGTGGTCGACCCCGAACTGGGCATCGACGTCGTCAACCTCGGGCTGATCTATGGCATTCACATCGACGACGCCAATATCGCCACGCTCGACATGACGCTGACGTCGGCGGCCTGTCCGCTCACCGATGTGATCGAGGACCAGGCGAAGTCGGCGACGGACGGCATCGTGAATGAGCTGAAGATCAACTGGGTGTGGATGCCGCCGTGGGGCCCGGACAAGATCACTGACGATGGGCGCGAGCAGCTGCGCGCACTGGGCTTCAACGTCTGA